Proteins found in one Aquibium microcysteis genomic segment:
- the rpsM gene encoding 30S ribosomal protein S13, translating to MARIAGVNIPTNKRVVIALQYIHGIGAKFAQEIVEKVGIPAERRVHQLTDAEVLQIRETIDRDYRVEGDLRRETSMNIKRLMDLGCYRGLRHRRSLPVRGQRTHTNARTRKGPAKAIAGKKK from the coding sequence ATGGCCCGTATCGCTGGCGTCAACATTCCGACCAACAAGCGCGTCGTCATCGCGCTGCAGTACATCCACGGCATCGGCGCCAAGTTCGCCCAGGAGATCGTGGAGAAGGTCGGTATCCCGGCCGAGCGCCGCGTCCATCAGCTGACCGACGCCGAGGTGCTGCAGATCCGCGAGACCATCGACCGCGACTATCGCGTCGAGGGCGACCTGCGCCGCGAGACGTCCATGAACATCAAGCGGCTGATGGATCTCGGCTGCTACCGCGGCCTGCGTCACCGCCGCTCGCTGCCGGTCCGCGGCCAGCGCACGCACACCAATGCCCGCACCCGCAAGGGTCCGGCCAAGGCGATCGCCGGCAAGAAGAAGTAA
- the rplR gene encoding 50S ribosomal protein L18 yields the protein MASKDSTTRRAARIRKQIKKVANGRPRLSVHRSSKHIYAQIIDDTKGHTLASASSLEPDLKGSLKTGADTSAAAAVGKLVAERAVKAGVTQVVFDRGAYIYHGRVKALADAAREGGLSF from the coding sequence ATGGCTTCCAAGGATTCCACGACGCGGCGTGCCGCGCGCATCCGCAAGCAGATCAAGAAGGTCGCGAACGGCAGGCCGCGCCTGTCCGTGCATCGGTCGTCGAAGCACATCTACGCGCAGATCATCGACGACACGAAGGGCCATACCCTGGCCTCCGCCTCGTCGCTCGAGCCGGATCTGAAGGGTTCGCTGAAGACCGGCGCCGACACGTCGGCCGCCGCTGCCGTCGGCAAGCTCGTCGCCGAGCGTGCCGTCAAGGCCGGCGTGACCCAGGTCGTGTTCGACCGCGGCGCCTACATCTACCACGGCCGCGTCAAGGCGCTGGCCGATGCCGCCCGCGAAGGCGGTCTGAGCTTCTGA
- the rplF gene encoding 50S ribosomal protein L6, with protein sequence MSRIGKKPVSVPQGVTASVDGQTVTAKGPKGELKFVVNDEVLVKMEDGSIAVDPRDQSKLSRSKWGMSRTQIANILAGVKDGFEKKLEITGVGYRASMQGKNLQLALGFSHDVVYQTPEGITIATPKPTEIVVTGIDKQKVGQVAAEIREYRGPEPYKGKGVRYAGEKIVRKEGKKK encoded by the coding sequence ATGTCTCGTATTGGCAAGAAACCCGTATCGGTGCCGCAGGGCGTGACCGCCTCCGTCGACGGTCAGACCGTCACGGCGAAGGGCCCGAAGGGCGAGCTGAAATTCGTCGTCAACGACGAAGTGCTGGTGAAGATGGAAGACGGCTCGATCGCCGTCGATCCGCGCGACCAGTCGAAGCTGTCCCGCTCGAAGTGGGGCATGTCCCGCACGCAGATCGCCAACATCCTGGCGGGCGTGAAGGACGGCTTCGAGAAGAAGCTCGAGATCACCGGTGTCGGCTATCGCGCCAGCATGCAGGGAAAGAACCTGCAGTTGGCTCTTGGCTTCAGCCACGACGTCGTCTACCAGACGCCCGAAGGCATCACCATCGCGACGCCGAAGCCGACGGAGATCGTCGTGACCGGGATCGACAAGCAGAAGGTCGGCCAGGTGGCGGCGGAGATCCGCGAGTATCGCGGCCCCGAGCCCTACAAGGGCAAGGGCGTCCGCTATGCGGGCGAGAAGATCGTCCGCAAGGAAGGCAAGAAGAAGTAA
- a CDS encoding replication-associated recombination protein A, producing MADLFGGNDGPAARHPAPGEAESSAPRPLAETLRPRRLSEVVGQDHLLGADSPISRMIAAKKLSSFVLWGPPGTGKTTIARLVAAEAGIEFLQLSAVNAGIADLRKVIEAARQVRSALGKQTALFIDELHRFNRTTQDALLPHVEDGTVVLIGATTENPSFSLVSALLSRARVLVVNRLERQALGLLLDRAERHQDRRLPLDADARDALIDMADGDARYLLNLAEDLLGLAGSEILDVAGLARTVQKRAAVYDKAQEGHYNLLSCFHKTLRGSDVQAALYWAARMIAGGEDPATLFRRLACAASEDVGMADPQAMPQVLSAWDAFERVGWPEGRLFLAQAITYVATAPKSNAAYRGFDAALELAQRTGSLPPPKHILNAPTKMMRELGYGAGYRYDHDFPDAYSGQEYFPDELTGAARPEFYRPNERGFERDIRKRLDFWEKARAQRRRD from the coding sequence ATGGCTGACCTCTTCGGCGGGAATGACGGACCCGCGGCACGACACCCTGCGCCGGGGGAGGCCGAGTCCTCTGCGCCGAGGCCGCTCGCCGAGACGCTGCGCCCCCGGCGCCTGTCGGAGGTCGTCGGGCAGGATCACCTGCTCGGAGCCGATTCGCCGATCAGCCGGATGATCGCGGCAAAGAAACTGTCGTCCTTCGTCCTGTGGGGTCCGCCCGGCACCGGCAAAACCACCATCGCGCGCCTGGTGGCAGCAGAAGCGGGGATCGAGTTCCTGCAGCTGTCGGCGGTCAATGCGGGCATCGCCGACCTCAGGAAGGTCATCGAGGCCGCGCGCCAGGTCCGGTCCGCGCTGGGGAAGCAGACGGCGCTCTTCATCGACGAGCTGCACCGCTTCAACCGCACGACGCAGGACGCGCTGCTGCCGCATGTCGAGGACGGCACGGTGGTGCTGATCGGCGCCACGACCGAGAATCCGAGCTTCAGCCTCGTGTCGGCGCTTCTGTCGCGGGCGCGGGTGCTGGTGGTCAACCGGCTGGAGCGCCAGGCGCTCGGCCTGCTGCTGGACCGCGCCGAGCGCCACCAGGACCGGCGGCTGCCGCTCGACGCGGACGCACGCGACGCTCTGATCGACATGGCCGACGGCGACGCGCGCTATCTGCTGAATCTCGCGGAGGACCTGCTCGGCCTGGCCGGCTCCGAAATCCTCGACGTCGCCGGGCTGGCGAGGACGGTCCAGAAGCGGGCGGCCGTCTACGACAAGGCGCAGGAGGGCCACTACAACCTGCTCAGCTGTTTCCACAAGACGCTGCGCGGCAGCGACGTTCAGGCGGCGCTCTACTGGGCCGCCCGGATGATCGCGGGCGGGGAAGATCCTGCAACCCTCTTTCGGCGCCTTGCCTGCGCGGCGTCCGAGGACGTGGGCATGGCCGATCCGCAGGCGATGCCGCAGGTCCTGTCGGCCTGGGATGCGTTCGAGCGGGTGGGCTGGCCCGAGGGACGGCTGTTTCTCGCCCAGGCGATCACCTATGTCGCCACGGCACCGAAGTCGAACGCAGCCTATCGCGGCTTCGATGCCGCGCTCGAACTGGCGCAGCGGACCGGGTCTCTTCCGCCGCCGAAGCACATTCTCAACGCGCCGACGAAGATGATGCGGGAACTCGGCTACGGCGCCGGATACCGGTACGACCACGACTTCCCGGATGCCTATTCGGGCCAGGAATATTTCCCGGACGAACTGACCGGCGCCGCGCGTCCGGAGTTCTATCGCCCGAACGAACGAGGCTTCGAACGCGACATCCGCAAGCGCCTCGATTTCTGGGAAAAGGCGCGGGCTCAGCGCAGGCGCGACTGA
- the rpsN gene encoding 30S ribosomal protein S14: MAKTSSVEKNNKRRKLVDRYAAKRKALKAIIMNQDLPLEDRFRAQLKLAALPRNSARNRIRNRCEVTGRPRAYYRKLKMSRIALRELGSLGLVPGLVKSSW; the protein is encoded by the coding sequence ATGGCAAAGACCAGCTCAGTCGAGAAGAACAACAAGCGGCGCAAGCTCGTGGACCGGTATGCCGCCAAGCGCAAGGCGCTGAAGGCGATCATCATGAACCAGGATCTTCCTCTCGAGGACCGGTTCCGCGCCCAGCTGAAGCTCGCCGCGCTGCCGCGCAATTCCGCGCGCAACCGCATCCGCAACCGCTGCGAGGTCACGGGTCGCCCGCGCGCCTATTATCGCAAGCTGAAGATGTCGCGTATCGCACTGCGCGAACTCGGCTCGCTCGGGCTGGTCCCGGGCCTGGTCAAGTCGAGCTGGTAA
- the secY gene encoding preprotein translocase subunit SecY — MASAAEQLASNLNFSAFAKAEDLKKRIWFTLGALLVYRLGTYIPIPGINPDAFAQAFSQQAGGVLGMFNMFAGGAVERMAIFALGIMPYISASIIMQLMTSVIPTLEQLKKEGEQGRKVINQYTRYGTVLLATVQAYGIAVGLESGAGIVTDPGWFFKVSAVITLVGGTMFLMWLGEQITARGIGNGISLIIFAGIVAGLPKAIGGTLELGRTGALSTGIILAIIIIAIACIGFIVFFERAQRRLLIQYPKRQVGNRMFQGDTSHLPLKLNTAGVIPPIFASSLLLLPATLAGFSDSTTLPSWANSVLATLGHGQPLYMILYASLIGFFAFFYTAIVFNPKDTADQLKKHSGFIPGYRPGERTAEYIDYVLTRITVVGAIYLILICLLPEFLISATGVPFYLGGTSLLIVVSVTLDTVAQVQGHLIAHQYEGLIKKSKLRGGKRGK; from the coding sequence ATGGCATCTGCTGCTGAGCAACTCGCCTCCAATCTGAATTTCTCGGCCTTCGCCAAGGCCGAGGATCTGAAGAAGCGGATCTGGTTCACGCTCGGCGCCCTGCTGGTCTACCGCCTCGGTACCTACATCCCCATCCCGGGCATCAATCCCGATGCCTTCGCGCAGGCCTTCTCGCAGCAGGCGGGCGGCGTGCTTGGCATGTTCAACATGTTCGCGGGCGGTGCCGTCGAGCGCATGGCGATCTTCGCGCTCGGCATCATGCCCTACATCTCCGCCTCCATCATCATGCAGCTCATGACGTCGGTGATCCCGACGCTCGAGCAGCTGAAGAAAGAGGGCGAGCAGGGCCGCAAGGTCATCAACCAGTACACCCGTTACGGAACGGTGCTGCTCGCGACCGTCCAGGCTTACGGTATCGCCGTCGGCCTCGAAAGCGGCGCCGGCATCGTCACGGATCCGGGCTGGTTCTTCAAGGTTTCAGCCGTCATCACGCTCGTGGGCGGCACGATGTTCCTGATGTGGCTCGGCGAGCAGATCACCGCGCGGGGCATCGGCAACGGCATCTCGCTCATCATCTTCGCCGGCATCGTGGCCGGCCTGCCGAAGGCGATCGGTGGAACGCTGGAACTCGGCCGCACCGGTGCGCTGTCGACCGGCATCATCCTGGCGATCATCATCATCGCCATCGCCTGCATCGGCTTCATCGTCTTCTTCGAGCGGGCCCAGCGTCGGCTGCTGATCCAGTATCCGAAGCGCCAGGTGGGCAACCGGATGTTCCAGGGCGACACCTCGCACCTGCCGCTGAAGCTCAACACGGCCGGCGTCATCCCCCCGATCTTCGCCTCGTCGCTTCTCCTCCTGCCCGCGACGCTCGCCGGATTCTCCGATTCAACGACGCTGCCGTCCTGGGCGAATTCCGTGCTCGCCACCCTCGGGCACGGCCAGCCGCTGTACATGATCCTGTATGCGTCGCTGATCGGGTTCTTCGCCTTCTTCTACACGGCGATCGTCTTCAACCCGAAGGACACCGCCGACCAGCTGAAGAAGCATTCCGGCTTCATTCCGGGCTACCGGCCGGGCGAGCGGACCGCGGAGTACATCGACTACGTCCTGACGCGCATCACCGTCGTCGGCGCGATCTACCTCATCCTCATCTGTCTGCTTCCGGAATTTCTCATCTCGGCGACTGGCGTTCCGTTCTACCTTGGTGGTACTTCGCTTCTGATCGTCGTCAGTGTTACCCTCGATACGGTGGCGCAGGTTCAGGGTCACCTGATCGCGCACCAGTACGAGGGGCTGATCAAGAAGTCGAAGCTCCGCGGAGGAAAGAGAGGGAAATGA
- the rpsE gene encoding 30S ribosomal protein S5, whose translation MAQERRDGGRGRDREREERDDGMVDKLVHINRVAKVVKGGRRFGFAALVVVGDQKGRVGFGHGKAREVPEAIRKATEAAKRDMIFVPLRGGRTLHHDVAGRHGAGRVLLRTAKAGTGIIAGGPMRAVFETLGMHDVVAKSMGSSNPYNMVRATFDALKHQMHPKDIAAQRGIKYSAIQSRRGAAVADE comes from the coding sequence ATGGCACAGGAACGCAGGGACGGCGGCCGCGGCCGCGACCGCGAGCGTGAGGAACGCGACGACGGCATGGTGGACAAGCTCGTCCACATCAACCGCGTCGCCAAGGTCGTCAAGGGCGGCCGGCGATTCGGCTTCGCCGCACTCGTCGTCGTCGGCGACCAGAAGGGCCGCGTCGGTTTCGGCCACGGCAAGGCGCGCGAAGTGCCGGAGGCGATCCGCAAGGCCACCGAGGCGGCCAAGCGCGACATGATCTTCGTGCCGCTGCGCGGCGGTCGCACGCTGCATCACGACGTCGCCGGCCGCCATGGCGCGGGCCGCGTGCTGCTGCGCACGGCCAAGGCCGGTACCGGCATCATCGCGGGCGGCCCGATGCGTGCCGTCTTCGAGACGCTCGGCATGCACGACGTCGTGGCCAAGTCGATGGGGTCGTCGAACCCCTACAACATGGTGCGCGCGACCTTCGATGCCTTGAAGCACCAGATGCATCCGAAGGACATCGCGGCGCAGCGCGGCATCAAGTATTCCGCGATCCAGAGCCGCCGCGGCGCGGCCGTCGCCGACGAATAG
- a CDS encoding DegQ family serine endoprotease produces MAAMVPAFARIALAVLLVASPVTAPPAMAEGGLRGFLEDILPFGGSDRQAQPPQAPDAVVPQRVPAAPAAPTQTDAVQRRVPFGQAEVQLSFAPLVRETGPAVVNVYAKQLVQSRSPFAGDPFFEQFFGRQQMPPRVQSSLGSGVLVDPSGIVVTNFHVIRDADEVRVALSDGREFESEVLLKDESLDLAVLKINGSEAFPVVPIGDSDALEVGDLVLAIGNPFGVGQTTTSGIVSALARNHIGVSDFGFFIQTDAAINPGNSGGALIDMAGRLVGINTAIFSRSGGSIGIGFAIPSNMVRAFVEAARAGEQSFERPFLGAEFDQVTPQIAEALGMPRPQGAIVTAIYADGPAEAAGIEPGDVVLAMNGVPIQHVDALGYRLATQPLNATVTFDVLSKGRQRAVSLTLVRAPEGASAAMLDISGQSPFTGAKVAELSPRLARKLRLRDDTRGVVMVEVPRNSPAAGFGFRPGDIVREVNGTAIDRPETLQKAAAERTRWWRFTVDRNGNVMRQMLRY; encoded by the coding sequence ATGGCAGCCATGGTTCCGGCTTTCGCACGCATCGCCCTTGCGGTGCTGTTGGTGGCGTCGCCAGTGACGGCGCCGCCGGCGATGGCCGAAGGCGGCCTGCGCGGATTCCTGGAAGACATCCTGCCGTTCGGCGGCAGCGACAGGCAGGCGCAACCGCCGCAGGCACCGGACGCGGTCGTGCCGCAGAGGGTTCCCGCGGCACCGGCGGCGCCGACGCAGACCGATGCCGTGCAGCGCCGCGTGCCCTTCGGGCAGGCGGAAGTACAGCTTTCCTTCGCGCCTCTCGTCCGCGAGACGGGTCCGGCCGTGGTCAACGTCTATGCCAAGCAACTCGTCCAGTCGCGCTCGCCCTTCGCCGGCGATCCCTTCTTCGAGCAGTTCTTCGGCCGCCAGCAGATGCCGCCACGGGTGCAGTCGTCACTGGGATCCGGCGTCCTCGTCGATCCCAGCGGAATCGTGGTCACCAATTTCCATGTCATTCGCGACGCGGACGAGGTGAGGGTGGCGCTGTCGGACGGGCGCGAGTTCGAGAGCGAGGTGCTGCTGAAGGACGAGTCGCTCGACCTCGCCGTGCTGAAGATCAACGGCAGCGAAGCCTTCCCGGTCGTGCCGATCGGTGATTCGGATGCGCTCGAGGTCGGCGACCTGGTGCTCGCCATCGGCAATCCCTTCGGCGTCGGGCAGACGACGACCAGCGGCATCGTCTCGGCGCTCGCCCGCAATCACATCGGCGTGTCGGACTTCGGGTTCTTCATCCAGACCGACGCGGCGATCAATCCCGGCAATTCCGGCGGCGCGCTGATCGACATGGCCGGGCGGCTCGTCGGCATCAACACCGCGATCTTCTCGCGCAGCGGCGGGTCGATCGGCATCGGCTTCGCTATACCGTCCAACATGGTCCGCGCCTTCGTGGAGGCCGCCAGGGCCGGCGAACAGAGCTTCGAGCGGCCGTTCCTCGGAGCGGAGTTCGACCAGGTGACACCGCAGATCGCCGAGGCGCTCGGCATGCCGCGGCCGCAGGGAGCGATCGTCACGGCCATCTATGCGGACGGTCCCGCGGAAGCGGCCGGCATCGAACCCGGCGACGTCGTGCTTGCGATGAACGGCGTGCCGATCCAGCACGTCGACGCGCTTGGCTACCGGCTGGCGACCCAGCCGCTCAACGCGACCGTCACCTTCGACGTCCTGTCGAAGGGCAGGCAGCGGGCGGTGTCGCTGACGCTCGTGCGCGCTCCGGAGGGGGCGTCCGCAGCAATGCTCGACATATCCGGCCAGAGCCCGTTCACCGGCGCGAAGGTCGCGGAGCTTTCGCCGCGACTCGCCCGCAAGCTCAGGCTGCGCGACGACACCCGCGGCGTCGTGATGGTGGAGGTACCGCGCAATTCGCCCGCGGCCGGCTTCGGCTTCCGCCCGGGCGACATCGTGCGCGAGGTCAACGGGACGGCGATCGACAGGCCCGAGACGCTGCAGAAGGCGGCCGCGGAGCGGACCCGGTGGTGGCGATTCACGGTCGATCGCAACGGCAACGTCATGCGACAGATGCTTCGCTACTGA
- the rplO gene encoding 50S ribosomal protein L15: MKLNELRDKDGATHARKRLGRGIGSGSGKTAGRGVKGQKARSGVAINGFEGGQMPLYRRLPKRGFKNVFAKDYNVVSLGRVQVAIDAGKLDASETVTEASLIKAGVLRRAKDGVRLLSDGELKGKVAFDVAGASKAAIEKVEKAGGSVKVPQKAAE; encoded by the coding sequence ATGAAACTCAACGAACTCCGCGACAAGGACGGGGCGACCCACGCCAGGAAGCGCCTGGGGCGCGGCATCGGCTCGGGCTCCGGCAAGACCGCAGGCCGCGGCGTCAAGGGTCAGAAGGCGCGTTCGGGCGTCGCCATCAACGGCTTCGAGGGCGGCCAGATGCCGCTCTATCGCCGCCTTCCCAAGCGCGGCTTCAAGAACGTCTTCGCGAAGGACTACAACGTCGTGTCGCTCGGTCGCGTTCAGGTCGCCATCGATGCCGGCAAGCTCGACGCGTCGGAGACCGTGACGGAAGCATCGCTGATCAAGGCCGGCGTCCTGCGCCGGGCGAAGGACGGCGTCCGCCTCCTGTCGGACGGCGAGCTGAAGGGGAAGGTCGCGTTCGACGTGGCCGGTGCCTCCAAGGCCGCCATCGAGAAGGTCGAGAAGGCCGGCGGGTCGGTGAAGGTTCCGCAGAAGGCCGCCGAGTAA
- a CDS encoding DNA-directed RNA polymerase subunit alpha produces the protein MIQKNWQELIKPNKIEFSSKKKTLTTLVAEPLERGFGLTLGNALRRVLLSSLRGAAVTAVQIDGVLHEFSSIAGVREDVTDIILNIKEIAIKMEGDGPKRMVVRKQGPGVVTAGDIQTVGDVEILNPDHVICTLDEGAEIRMEFTVDTGKGYVPAERNRAEDAPIGLIPVDSLYSPVKKVSYKVENTREGQVLDYDKLTMSIETDGSISGEDAVAFAARILQDQLGLFVNFDEPQKAQPEEAVTELAFNPALLKKVDELELSVRSANCLKNDNIVYIGDLIQKTEAEMLRTPNFGRKSLNEIKEVLAAMGLHLGMEVQDWPPENIEDLAKRYEDQY, from the coding sequence ATGATCCAGAAAAACTGGCAGGAACTGATCAAGCCCAACAAGATCGAGTTCTCGTCCAAGAAGAAGACGCTCACCACGCTCGTCGCCGAGCCGCTGGAGCGTGGCTTCGGCCTGACGCTCGGCAACGCGCTGCGCCGCGTGCTCCTGTCGTCGCTGCGCGGCGCCGCCGTGACGGCGGTGCAGATCGATGGCGTCCTGCACGAATTCTCCTCGATCGCCGGCGTGCGCGAGGACGTGACCGACATCATCCTGAACATCAAGGAAATCGCCATCAAGATGGAAGGCGACGGGCCCAAGCGCATGGTCGTGCGCAAGCAGGGTCCGGGCGTCGTCACCGCCGGTGACATCCAGACGGTGGGCGACGTCGAGATCCTGAACCCCGACCACGTGATCTGCACGCTCGACGAGGGCGCCGAGATCCGCATGGAGTTCACGGTCGACACCGGCAAGGGCTACGTCCCTGCCGAGCGCAACCGCGCGGAGGACGCCCCGATCGGTCTCATTCCGGTCGACAGCCTGTATTCGCCGGTCAAGAAGGTCTCCTACAAGGTCGAGAACACCCGCGAGGGCCAGGTGCTTGACTACGACAAGCTGACCATGTCGATCGAGACTGACGGGTCGATTTCGGGCGAGGATGCGGTCGCGTTCGCGGCGCGGATCCTGCAGGACCAGCTCGGCCTCTTCGTCAACTTCGACGAGCCGCAGAAGGCCCAGCCCGAGGAGGCGGTCACCGAACTCGCCTTCAATCCGGCGCTGCTCAAGAAGGTGGACGAACTCGAACTCTCTGTCCGTTCGGCCAACTGCCTGAAGAACGACAACATCGTCTACATCGGCGACCTGATCCAGAAGACCGAGGCGGAGATGCTGCGCACCCCCAACTTCGGCCGCAAGTCGCTCAACGAGATCAAGGAAGTTCTCGCCGCGATGGGGCTCCATCTCGGCATGGAGGTCCAGGACTGGCCGCCGGAGAACATCGAAGATCTCGCCAAGCGTTACGAAGACCAGTATTGA
- the rpsH gene encoding 30S ribosomal protein S8 → MSMSDPLGDMLTRIRNAIGRRKTKVSTPASKLRARVLEVLKSEGYIRDYSQTDFDNGKSEIEIELKYFDGVPVIREIARVSKPGRRVYVSAKTIPQVANGLGISILSTPKGVMADHEAREQNVGGEVLCRIF, encoded by the coding sequence ATGTCCATGAGCGATCCTCTCGGCGATATGCTGACCCGCATCCGCAACGCGATCGGCCGCCGCAAGACCAAGGTCTCGACCCCCGCGTCGAAGCTGCGCGCCCGCGTTCTCGAGGTGCTGAAGAGCGAAGGCTATATCCGCGACTACAGCCAGACCGACTTCGACAACGGCAAGTCGGAGATCGAGATCGAGCTGAAGTATTTCGACGGCGTGCCGGTGATCCGCGAGATCGCCCGCGTCTCGAAGCCGGGCCGTCGCGTCTACGTCTCGGCCAAGACCATTCCGCAGGTCGCGAACGGCCTCGGCATCTCGATCCTGTCGACGCCGAAGGGCGTGATGGCCGATCACGAGGCGCGCGAGCAGAACGTCGGCGGCGAAGTGCTCTGCCGGATCTTCTGA
- the rplQ gene encoding 50S ribosomal protein L17 gives MRHGRSGRRLNRTSSHRKAMFTNMAASLIEHEQITTTLPKAKELRPIVEKLVTLGKRGDLHARRQAISQVGSAVLVKRLFDTIAPRYAERNGGYLRIMKAGFRFGDNAAMAVIEFVDRDTSAKGAADRARAEAEAAEAAEAA, from the coding sequence ATGCGCCATGGACGTTCCGGCCGCCGGCTGAACCGTACGTCGAGCCACCGCAAGGCCATGTTCACCAACATGGCCGCCTCGCTCATCGAGCACGAGCAGATCACGACCACGCTGCCCAAGGCAAAGGAGCTTCGTCCGATCGTGGAGAAGCTCGTTACGCTCGGCAAGCGCGGCGACCTTCATGCCCGCCGCCAGGCGATCTCGCAGGTCGGCAGCGCCGTGCTGGTCAAGCGCCTGTTCGACACGATCGCGCCGCGTTACGCCGAACGCAACGGCGGCTACCTGCGCATCATGAAGGCCGGCTTCCGCTTCGGCGACAACGCCGCGATGGCCGTGATCGAGTTCGTCGACCGCGACACGTCGGCCAAGGGCGCTGCTGACCGCGCCCGTGCGGAGGCCGAAGCGGCCGAGGCCGCCGAAGCAGCCTGA
- the rpmD gene encoding 50S ribosomal protein L30: MAENKKTVTVEQIGSPIRRPSEQRATLAGLGLNKMHRRRTLEDTPSVRGMIAKVQHLVRVVDEA, translated from the coding sequence ATGGCTGAGAACAAGAAGACCGTCACGGTCGAGCAGATCGGCAGCCCGATCCGCCGCCCTTCCGAGCAGCGCGCGACGCTGGCCGGCCTGGGCCTGAACAAGATGCACCGCCGCCGGACTCTCGAGGACACTCCTTCGGTCCGCGGCATGATCGCGAAAGTGCAGCACCTCGTCCGCGTCGTGGACGAGGCTTGA
- the rpsK gene encoding 30S ribosomal protein S11, with protein MAKEAARVRRRERKNISSGVAHVNSTFNNTMITITDAQGNAIAWSSAGAQGFKGSRKSTPFAAQMAAEDCAKKAQEHGMRQLEVEVSGPGSGRESALRALQAAGFTISSIRDVTPIPHNGCRPRKKRRV; from the coding sequence ATGGCCAAGGAAGCCGCCCGCGTTCGTCGCCGCGAACGCAAGAACATCTCGTCGGGCGTTGCCCACGTGAATTCGACCTTCAACAACACGATGATCACGATCACCGACGCCCAGGGCAACGCGATCGCCTGGTCTTCGGCCGGGGCGCAGGGCTTCAAGGGCTCGCGCAAGTCGACCCCCTTCGCGGCCCAGATGGCTGCCGAGGACTGCGCCAAGAAGGCGCAGGAGCACGGCATGCGCCAGCTCGAGGTCGAGGTGTCGGGGCCCGGTTCGGGCCGTGAGTCGGCGCTGCGCGCGCTTCAGGCCGCAGGGTTCACGATCTCGTCGATCCGCGACGTGACGCCGATCCCGCACAATGGCTGCCGGCCGCGCAAGAAGCGCCGCGTCTAA
- a CDS encoding adenylate kinase has protein sequence MRLILLGPPGAGKGTQAQRLVERHGIPQLSTGDMLRAAVKAETDVGKRAKAVMDAGELVSDDIVNAIVSERIDAPDCANGFILDGYPRTLAQADAVEAMLSAKGMGLDIAIELVVDDKALVGRIVKRADEAKAAGLPVRKDDNPAVFEERLREYYKKTAPLIGYYHAKGLLTGVDGMDEMDSVTMQIERLLDGVARKN, from the coding sequence ATGAGGCTGATACTGCTCGGCCCGCCGGGGGCGGGGAAGGGGACGCAGGCGCAGCGGCTGGTGGAGAGGCACGGGATACCGCAGCTTTCCACGGGTGACATGCTGCGTGCGGCAGTGAAGGCCGAGACCGATGTCGGCAAGCGCGCCAAGGCGGTGATGGATGCGGGCGAGCTCGTGTCCGACGACATCGTGAACGCGATCGTTTCGGAACGGATCGACGCGCCGGACTGCGCGAACGGCTTCATCCTGGACGGCTATCCGCGGACACTCGCCCAGGCGGACGCCGTCGAGGCGATGCTGTCGGCCAAGGGGATGGGCCTCGACATCGCGATCGAACTCGTCGTCGACGACAAGGCGCTGGTCGGGCGCATCGTCAAGCGTGCCGACGAGGCGAAGGCGGCCGGGCTGCCGGTGCGCAAGGACGACAATCCGGCGGTGTTCGAGGAACGCCTTCGCGAGTATTACAAGAAGACGGCGCCGCTGATCGGCTACTACCATGCGAAGGGGCTGCTCACCGGCGTCGACGGCATGGACGAGATGGACTCCGTCACGATGCAGATCGAGCGCCTGCTCGACGGCGTCGCCCGGAAAAACTGA